In the Tetrapisispora phaffii CBS 4417 chromosome 7, complete genome genome, one interval contains:
- the YKU80 gene encoding ATP-dependent DNA helicase YKU80 (similar to Saccharomyces cerevisiae YKU80 (YMR106C); ancestral locus Anc_2.444): protein MSAESTTFIIDVSPSMFQNNIIPNVISYLEYTLIDKVKRNRKTDYLSLYLANHYGFSKNSQDIPNIFQLQEFTAPVTMEMTIEILKSLIGLSAPKLEDEDAQDSSMLQCLLVTSLDIKDYFGKRKINRQIVIFTDDINGLDITAEELEILREELESKIILIDCSGCDKLTFNESSWGKTIASLESSLYFTIAEFSELVNSSQITAVKPVKVFTGLLRLGADILAESITNNVEDNDIKRKLENDKNNEKDTYLSIKVEGYPATKTVSNLSMKTILKPTLETEANIPTPVQSVVEYMIKDEQKEENGKSQEEKDKYVNVSPNSVSKAFRYGSDYVILPAVINDQRTMNNKANIDIRGFMNETSLPRYFLNSESKFIFFDSRNGSKSDVYSMYALVDVLMENKKIAIVRYVQKHNGEVEMCALYPMVSKISDRNIVRYFVLNRLPFAEDERVSDFPKLVNRLSTSGKLIEENKEEEDKIDKLMSDFVDLMDTDDMKSIPNELYYRPIDGLSDKTSVLPLPNENKVIEKAIENDPTLSYAISLYLQKSNINAYIHNHYIVKGDKQQPKVDTIFKKINPHFNETNNELIDDLKDLLNIKKVELRETIEKEVNPTDNIEVPSFESLMERGKR, encoded by the coding sequence ATGTCTGCTGAATCAACTACCTTTATTATTGATGTTTCACCATCAATGtttcaaaacaatattattccTAATGTAATATCATATTTAGAGTACAcattaattgataaagtaaaaagaaatagGAAGACTGACTATTTGAGTTTATATTTAGCAAACCATTATGGATTCTCAAAAAATTCTCAAGATATTCCCAATATCTTTCAATTACAAGAATTCACTGCACCGGTTACAATGGAGATGACTATTGAGATATTAAAGAGCTTAATAGGACTTTCTGCCCCCAAActtgaagatgaagatgctCAAGACTCTTCGATGTTGCAATGTTTATTAGTTACATCTTTGGATATCAAGGATTACTTCGGGAAAcgaaaaataaatagacAGATTGTAATCTTTACAGATGATATAAATGGATTAGATATCACCGCTGAAGAACTAGAAATTTTAAGAGAAGAATtagaatcaaaaataattttaatagaCTGCAGTGGATGTGATAAATTGACCTTTAATGAAAGTTCTTGGGGTAAAACTATAGCATCTCTAGAAagttctttatattttactaTAGCTGAATTTTCAGAATTAGTTAACTCTTCACAAATAACTGCTGTAAAACCTGTCAAAGTCTTTACTGGTCTACTAAGATTGGGGGCAGATATATTAGCAGAGTCAATCACAAACAACGTTGAAGATAACGATATTAAACgtaaattagaaaatgataagAATAACGAGAAAGATACATATTTATCGATTAAGGTTGAAGGATATCCAGCAACTAAAACAGTATCAAACTTGAGTatgaaaacaatattaaaaccAACACTGGAGACAGAAGCCAATATACCGACACCAGTTCAATCAGTGGTTGAATACATGATAAAAGATGAACAAAAAGAGGAAAATGGAAAATCTCAGGAAGAGAAAGATAAATATGTTAATGTGTCTCCCAATTCTGTTTCAAAGGCATTCAGATATGGGTCTGATTATGTTATACTTCCAGCAGTTATTAATGATCAAAGAACTATGAATAATAAAGCTAACATTGATATACGTGGATTTATGAATGAGACTTCGTTGCCAAggtattttttaaattcagaaagcaaattcattttttttgatagtAGAAATGGCAGTAAAAGTGATGTGTATAGTATGTATGCATTAGTGGATGTTCTTatggaaaataaaaagatcGCAATTGTCAGATACGTTCAGAAACATAATGGTGAAGTAGAAATGTGTGCATTATATCCAATGGTGTCTAAAATATCTGATAGAAATATTGTAAGATATTTTGTTCTAAATAGACTGCCGTTTGCTGAAGATGAGAGAGTATCGGATTTTCCTAAACTGGTCAATAGACTGAGTACAAGTGGTAAACTGattgaagaaaacaaagaagaagaggataaaattgataaactGATGAGTGATTTTGTAGATTTGATGGATACAGATGATATGAAAAGTATACCCAATGAATTATACTATAGACCTATAGATGGATTAAGTGATAAAACCTCAGTATTACCATTACCAAATGAAAACAAAGTAATTGAAAAGGCCATTGAAAATGATCCAACTCTTTCATATGCGATTAGTCtgtatttacaaaaatcCAATATCAACGCATATATTCATAATCACTATATAGTGAAAGGTGACAAGCAACAACCCAAAGTAGATACgattttcaaaaaaatcaatcCTCATTTCAATGAAactaataatgaattaatcGATGATTTAAAAGACTTGCTAAATATCAAGAAAGTCGAACTTAGAGAAACAATTGAGAAAGAAGTCAACCCTACTGATAATATAGAAGTTCCGTCATTTGAATCATTAATGGAAAGAGGTAAACGTTGA
- the PMU1 gene encoding putative phosphomutase (similar to Saccharomyces cerevisiae PMU1 (YKL128C); ancestral locus Anc_2.442) produces MPFRALPSYFRGYHESESTGVDSSLVNHLELVKHINWKELYESIPVDNEQYNYKLVIFARHGQGYHNAAIERYGMPEWDSKWALLDGDEYGNWLDSRLTNVGREQVRTTGSTILSPIVNDLGMLPHKFFSSPMRRCLETFVESWNVCLRENSDIHCLTDVNDIEVNIYENIREILGRHPCDKRVNHSKAIKEYQPSKLPIGITVNWVYEPEYPEEDKLWTPTREKISDMDKRILNGLVQIFQQTTSADRFISVTCHSGVINSILRNIKHPRVDNLQTGNVVIAVVEIDKQKLGQHPLQ; encoded by the coding sequence ATGCCTTTTAGAGCATTACCGAGTTACTTTCGCGGCTATCATGAATCTGAATCAACTGGGGTTGATTCATCGCTAGTAAATCATTTGGAACTAGTTAAACACATAAACTGGAAGGAGCTGTACGAATCTATCCCAGTAGATAATGAACagtataattataaattagtAATTTTTGCAAGGCATGGTCAAGGTTACCACAATGCAGCTATAGAAAGATATGGAATGCCGGAATGGGATTCAAAATGGGCTCTATTGGATGGTGATGAATATGGAAATTGGTTAGATTCTAGGTTAACTAATGTAGGTAGAGAACAAGTCAGAACTACGGGTTCTACTATATTATCACCGATTGTTAATGACTTAGGCATGCTACCTCATAAATTCTTCAGTTCTCCAATGAGAAGATGTTTAGAGACTTTTGTGGAATCATGGAATGTATGTCTAAGGGAAAATAGTGATATTCACTGCTTAACTGAtgttaatgatattgaGGTAAATATCTATGAAAACATAAGAGAAATATTAGGCAGACACCCTTGTGATAAACGAGTAAATCATTCTAAAGCAATTAAAGAATATCAACCATCTAAATTACCAATAGGCATTACTGTGAATTGGGTATATGAACCAGAGTATCCCgaagaagataaattatGGACACCAACAAGAGAAAAGATTTCTGATATGGACAAACGTATTCTTAATGGTTTAGTGCAAATCTTTCAGCAAACAACATCTGCAGACAGATTCATCTCTGTGACATGTCATTCTGGTGTTATCAACAGTATCTTAAGAAACATCAAACATCCAAGAGTGGATAATTTACAAACAGGTAATGTTGTAATAGCAGTGGTTGAAATAGATAAGCAAAAACTTGGCCAACATCCTTTACAATAa
- the TPHA0G02470 gene encoding uncharacterized protein (similar to Saccharomyces cerevisiae PGM1 (YKL127W) and PGM2 (YMR105C); ancestral locus Anc_2.445), with protein sequence MALDIVEIPTKPYQDQKPGTSGLRKKTKIFMNEPNYTENFIQAILDAIPEGSEDSTLVVGGDGRFYNDVILQLIAEIGAANGVRKLIIGQAGILSTPATSHVIRTYHEEVTGGIILTASHNPGGPENDIGIKYNLANGAPAPESVTNAIWEESKKLTTYKIIKNFPKIDINTISENVKYGPLLVDIIEPTEAHVELLKGIFDFPLIKKFIETQRKTKNWKLLFDSLNGVTGPYGKAVFVDEFGLPADEVLQNWHPQPDFGGLHPDPNLTYGRTLVDRVDKEKIEFGAASDGDGDRNMIYGYGPAFVSPGDSVAIIAEYANEIPYFAKQGIYGVARSFPTSSAIDLVAKHKGLDLYEVPTGWKFFCALFDARKLSICGEESFGTGSNHIREKDGLWAIVAWLNILAIFNKDHPEKDASIKTIQTEFWQKYGRTFFTRYDYESLPSAYAAKVVDFLNAFVTNPKTKNAAFPGDPNLTVVDCGDFSYTDLDGSVSDHQGLFFKLSNGARIVLRLSGTGSSGATIRLYAEQYSDDQTKYNDSADDVLKPVIYSVVKFLKFKEFIGTEEPNVKT encoded by the coding sequence ATGGCTCTAGATATTGTAGAAATCCCAACTAAGCCTTACCAAGACCAGAAACCTGGTACTTCAGGTTTACGTAAGAAaactaaaatattcatgAATGAGCCAAATTACACAGAGAATTTTATCCAAGCCATTTTGGATGCAATCCCAGAAGGCTCTGAAGACTCAACTTTGGTTGTCGGCGGTGATGGTCGTTTCTACAACGATGTCATCCTACAATTGATTGCTGAAATTGGTGCTGCCAATGGTGTTAGAAAATTGATTATCGGTCAAGCTGGTATTCTATCTACCCCAGCAACTTCTCACGTCATCAGAACATACCATGAAGAAGTCACGGGTGGTATTATTTTAACTGCTTCTCACAACCCAGGCGGCCcagaaaatgatattggTATCAAATATAACCTAGCAAATGGTGCTCCAGCTCCTGAATCGGTGACAAATGCAATCTGGGAAGAATCAAAGAAATTAACCACTTACAAGATAATTAAGAACTTCCCAAAGATTGATATTAACACAATTTCAGAAAACGTTAAATATGGTCCATTATTAGTTGATATCATTGAACCAACAGAAGCTCACGTTGAGTTATTGAAAGgtatttttgatttccCTTTGATCAAAAAGTTCATTGAGACTCAACGTAAGACAAAGAATTGGAAATTACTATTCGATTCATTAAATGGTGTCACTGGCCCTTATGGGAAAGCTGTCTTCGTGGACGAATTTGGTTTGCCAGCAGACGAAGTACTACAAAATTGGCACCCACAACCAGATTTTGGCGGTTTACATCCAGATCCAAACTTGACCTATGGTAGAACGTTAGTTGATAGAGTTGATAAAGAGAAAATCGAATTTGGTGCTGCCTCGGATGGTGATGGTGACAGAAATATGATTTACGGCTACGGCCCTGCATTCGTCTCCCCAGGTGACTCAGTTGCAATCATAGCTGAATATGCCAATGAAATCCCATATTTTGCAAAGCAAGGTATTTACGGCGTCGCAAGATCTTTCCCTACATCTAGTGCCATCGACTTAGTGGCTAAACATAAAGGATTAGATTTGTATGAAGTACCAACAGGTTGGAAATTCTTCTGCGCATTGTTTGATGCCAGGAAACTATCGATTTGTGGTGAAGAATCCTTTGGTACAGGTTCGAATCATATAAGAGAAAAAGATGGGTTGTGGGCAATTGTTGCTTggttaaatattttagcCATTTTTAACAAGGATCATCCCGAAAAAGACGCTTCCATCAAGACTATTCAAACAGAATTCTGGCAAAAGTACGGTCGTACTTTCTTTACCCGTTATGATTACGAAAGCCTTCCTTCTGCATATGCAGCCAAAGTTGTTGATTTCCTAAATGCGTTTGTCACTAATCCAAAGACTAAGAATGCAGCATTCCCAGGTGATCCAAACCTAACTGTTGTAGATTGCGGTGACTTTTCATACACTGATTTGGATGGCTCTGTTTCTGATCATCAAGGGCTATTCTTCAAGTTGTCTAACGGTGCTAGAATCGTGCTAAGATTATCTGGTACAGGTTCTTCCGGTGCTACAATTAGATTATATGCTGAACAATACAGTGATGACCAAACCAAATACAATGATTCGGCAGATGATGTGTTAAAACCAGTGATATACTCAGTTGTCAAGTTCttgaaattcaaagaattcATTGGCACTGAGGAACCAAATGTTAAAACTTAA
- the SSH4 gene encoding Ssh4p (similar to Saccharomyces cerevisiae SSH4 (YKL124W); ancestral locus Anc_2.448) — MIVLDIAYNLDQVTSAVSQEAYPINEPYPAPPVDRDSDTVSLAFLISLSVTFALLMIFLLAMAIYVMFCGVDEAAYDEETGAAVASNSLNISSFFGSKGSILLDSNFTDPGQFDDDAALQELEETELLKMSPFEIELYNRTKTFNKVNPPVVHNFGTFLNDTDKKYIKDRGIQSYYFYPSINDNVDEEGNFLPSFLVQDKLDVSFTQFNKSSSTLLNYPLPNNKKDAVYFEVKVYKFSRNSNAVFSIGLVTTPYPYFKIPGTSSYSIAYESTGKLRINNPFSASTLLPKLQEGDVVGFGYRYKLGTIFITHNGKKMMDVTHNVGIDLFVSLGCLNASYTRTYTKDGLLEDPDNVSLRDALSNGQDIDLPDTLKTVFNPSNDIQVPCDELELQVNLGQVGFVFVEANVKKYAFGSLNGDIGIPPSYNGENFKKNAIIQKGDELPPNYFVDDTEEDIFFGNIHINEGKGSSSRHLGGRETNANYVNKTNNHNNMNVEEMGSYERKSSAFDKENNFYRDLADVVLKNSNPKKKSYDNDIAVSGIQNNAISNIETYSDESLQDMDNVGDITTRSTNFYGSENHNKDENENEIEELPVGSAKTDGNENQRKVALNKNNNKKRRNKNKKKKTRKHK; from the coding sequence ATGATAGTACTTGATATTGCTTACAATTTGGATCAGGTTACATCTGCTGTTTCTCAAGAGGCATATCCTATCAATGAGCCGTATCCGGCACCTCCTGTTGATCGGGATAGTGATACAGTAAGTTTAGCCTTTTTGATTAGTCTATCCGTTACTTTTGCATTgttgatgatatttttattagctATGGCTATTTATGTGATGTTTTGTGGTGTTGATGAAGCAGCATACGATGAAGAGACTGGAGCTGCTGTTGCCTCGAACTCACTGAATATAAGTAGTTTTTTTGGATCAAAAGGTAGTATTCTGTTGGATTCAAACTTTACAGATCCTGGGCaatttgatgatgatgCTGCACTTCAGGAACTAGAAGAAACAGAACTATTGAAAATGTCACCGTTTGAgattgaattatataatagGACAAAAACGTTCAATAAAGTCAATCCACCAGTTGTACATAATTTTGGCACATTTCTTAACGATAcagataaaaaatatataaaagatcGTGGTATACAAAgctattatttttaccCAAgtattaatgataatgttGATGAGGAAGGCAATTTTTTGCCAAGTTTTTTAGTTCAAGATAAGCTTGATGTTTCTTTTACACAATTTAATAAGAGTTCCTCAACTTTACTTAATTATCCGCTGCCGAACAACAAGAAAGATGCCGTTTATTTTGAAGTCAAAGTTTACAAATTTTCAAGAAATAGTAATGCAGTGTTTAGTATAGGATTGGTTACAACCCCTTATCCGTATTTCAAGATACCCGGTACGTCCTCATATTCTATTGCTTATGAATCTACTGGTAAACTAAGAATCAACAATCCATTCAGTGCAAGTACCCTGCTACCCAAATTACAAGAGGGTGATGTGGTTGGTTTTGGATATAGGTACAAGTTAGGCACCATATTCATTACACATAATGGtaaaaaaatgatggaTGTTACTCATAATGTTGGTATTGACTTATTTGTCAGTTTGGGATGTTTAAATGCATCGTATACAAGGACATATACAAAAGATGGCTTGTTGGAAGATCCTGATAATGTTAGTCTACGAGATGCATTATCTAACGGGCAAGATATTGATCTTCCAGACACTTTGAAAACCGTGTTTAATCCATCAAATGATATCCAAGTTCCTTGTGACGAATTAGAGTTACAAGTAAATTTGGGCCAAGTTGGATTTGTCTTTGTTGAAGCCAATGTTAAGAAATATGCATTTGGCAGCCTTAATGGAGATATTGGTATACCACCATCATATAATGGCGAAAATTTTAAGAAGAATGCCATTATTCAAAAGGGCGATGAACTACCACCtaattattttgttgatgacactgaagaagatatattCTTTGGTAATATTCATATTAATGAAGGGAAAGGAAGTTCTTCAAGACATTTAGGTGGTAGAGAAACTAATGCTAATTATGTTAATAAGACCAATAATCATAATAACATGAATGTTGAAGAAATGGGTTCCTATGAAAGGAAATCATCGGCTTTTGACAAAGAGAATAACTTTTATAGAGACTTAGCAGATGTTGTacttaaaaattcaaatccaaagaaaaaatcctatgataatgatattgcTGTATCTGGTATACAAAATAATgcaatatcaaatattgaaacttATTCAGATGAATCCCTTCAGGATATGGATAATGTTGGTGATATAACTACTCGTAGTACCAATTTTTATGGGAGTGAAAACCACAATAAAGATGAGAACGAAAACGAAATTGAAGAACTTCCTGTTGGCTCTGCAAAGACAGATGGTAATGAAAACCAAAGAAAAGTGGCATTAAAcaagaataataataaaaaacgtagaaacaaaaataagaagaaaaagacaAGAAAGcataaataa
- the TPHA0G02480 gene encoding serine/threonine-protein kinase (similar to Saccharomyces cerevisiae YPK1 (YKL126W) and YPK2 (YMR104C); ancestral locus Anc_2.446): MYSWKLSKFRFGKGSDKENENKSNNIKNKENSSTKLFGSSDNKRSSTINEETELTDIEKNSINRTSSSLAGMKSRNSTDVNEASSTPPISLDVDNSSTTEKMDIDEQQVIPNNTTSAGKMTIKVYKGEGFILPFPLTSNETVLNKLIQAGETTQGTNNSNDINSLIKTLSDMNIKQKQDSTEEVVLSSETLCKYIPATIRIPGSETLNPLLYFTIEFDNTVATILPESGTINQPVFNKISLFDVTRILPTLKIDVFARIPSVLLPSKSWQDANSFQNEKLKTMFEKLNNNQDIQIGSFTLPINLKIDSAANLRLYSHYWLTLDDDMGKLNITIDYKPTKYKKLSIDDFDLLKVIGKGSFGKVMQVRKKDTQKIYALKAIKKAYIISKSEVTHTLAEKTVLSRIICPFIVPLKFSFQSPEKLYLVLAFINGGELFYHLQKEGRFDLSRSRFYTAELLCALETLHKYSIIYRDLKPENILLDYQGHIALCDFGLSKLNMKDKDKTDTFCGTPEYLAPELLLGQGYTNVVDWWTLGVLLYEMLTGLPPYYDEDVPKMYKKILKEPLRFPEGFDSDAKSLLIGLLSRDPKRRLGYNSPDEIKNHPFFNNLSWNRLWLKAYIPPFKPSVSSLIDTSNFDQEFTKEKPVDSVVDEFLSNSVQQQFGGWTYVGNEQLGSSMVQDSSIN; this comes from the coding sequence ATGTATTCATGGAAATTGTCTAAATTTAGATTTGGGAAAGGTAGTGACAAGGAGAATGAAAACAAAAGCAACAATATTAAGAATAAAGAGAACTCTTCAACTAAGTTATTTGGGTCTTCTGATAACAAGAGAAGTTCAACAATAAATGAAGAAACTGAATTAACTGATATAGAAAAGAATTCTATAAATAgaacttcttcttcactTGCTGGAATGAAAAGTCGAAATAGCACTGACGTTAATGAAGCTTCCTCAACTCCACCAATTTCATTGGATGTCGATAATAGTAGCACTACCGAAAAGATGGATATCGATGAGCAGCAGGTTATTCCTAATAATACTACTAGCGCTGGTAAAATGACAATAAAAGTATACAAAGGTGAAGGTTTCATATTACCGTTCCCACTTACATCAAATGAAACCGTGTTAAACAAACTAATTCAGGCAGGGGAGACAACACAGGGAACAAATAACTCAAATGACATTAATTCCTTAATTAAAACTTTATCAGACatgaatattaaacaaaagCAGGATTCAACAGAAGAAGTAGTTCTTTCAAGCGAAACTTTATGCAAATATATTCCGGCTACCATAAGGATACCGGGATCAGAAACTTTAAACCCACTATTATATTTCACAAtagaatttgataatacAGTTGCAACAATATTACCAGAATCAGGTACTATTAATCAACCAGtgtttaataaaatttctcTTTTTGACGTCACTAGAATATTACCAACTTTAAAAATCGACGTGTTTGCACGTATACCGTCAGTGTTACTACCGTCAAAGTCTTGGCAAGACGCTAACAGTTTTCAAAATGAGAAACTGAAAACAatgtttgaaaaattgaataacaATCAAGATATCCAAATTGGCTCTTTCACTTTACCaattaatttgaaaattgatTCAGCAGCTAATTTAAGATTATATAGTCATTATTGGTTAACATTGGATGATGACATGGGTAAATTAAACATCACAATTGATTACAAACCTACCAAGTATAAGAAATTATCCATTGACGATTTTGATCTTTTAAAAGTTATTGGTAAAGGTTCCTTTGGTAAAGTTATGCAGGTTAGAAAGAAAGATACTCAGAAAATTTATGCCTTGAAGGCAATTAAAAAAGCCTATATTATTTCCAAATCCGAAGTGACCCATACATTAGCTGAAAAGACAGTCCTTTCTAGAATAATTTGTCCATTTATTGTTCCATTAAAGTTTTCATTTCAATCACCAGAAAAACTATATTTGGTTCTAGCTTTCATTAACGGTGGTGAATTATTTTACCATTTACAAAAGGAGGGTAGGTTTGATTTATCGAGATCAAGATTTTATACTGCTGAACTTTTATGTGCTTTAGAAACGCTGCATAAATATAGCATTATCTATCGTGATCTTAAACcggaaaatattttattagattaTCAAGGACATATTGCATTGTGCGATTTTGGATTGTCGAAGTTAAATATGAAAGATAAGGATAAGACAGATACATTTTGTGGCACCCCAGAATATTTAGCTCCTGAATTGTTACTAGGACAAGGATATACAAATGTTGTGGATTGGTGGACATTAGGTGTTTTACTATATGAAATGCTAACCGGTTTACCACCATATTATGATGAAGATGTACCGAAAATGTATAAGAAAATTCTGAAAGAGCCTCTAAGATTTCCAGAAGGATTTGACAGCGATGCTAAAAGCTTATTGATTGGTCTTTTAAGTCGTGATCCAAAGAGAAGATTAGGTTATAATAGTCCTGACGAGATCAAGAATCACCCTTTCTTCAATAACTTATCATGGAATCGTTTATGGTTGAAAGCATATATTCCTCCATTTAAGCCATCTGTAAGCAGTTTAATTGATACAAGTAATTTTGATCAAGAATTTACGAAGGAAAAGCCCGTTGACAGTGTTGttgatgaatttttaaGTAATAGTGTTCAACAACAATTTGGTGGGTGGACATACGTAGGAAACGAACAACTAGGAAGCTCAATGGTGCAAGATAGTAGTATTAATTGA